In the Hordeum vulgare subsp. vulgare chromosome 7H, MorexV3_pseudomolecules_assembly, whole genome shotgun sequence genome, one interval contains:
- the LOC123413199 gene encoding two-component response regulator ORR24-like, translating to MGTMEEDQRQMMEDATVDKFPEGLRVLAVDDDCVCLKVLEALLRRCKYHPTVAMDAKTALKILRAGKVQFDLVITDVRMPDMDGFKLLDLIILEMDLPVMMLSVDCDKKVVLKAINHGACDYLVKPLCTNDLKNIWQHVESRRRSQAISHMSRDNAEDQRVHPGNLGSCKDSKNKRNDEYYSNKDKEGTHSSTTQKKPRVAWTTELHNKFLEAINQIGLEEASPNKILELMNVDYLTRNNIASHLQKHRSYLNTVNPNSPGDASERQNSSINKQRNFMHEHDHERWNVSSGGNPYWNPNYFGATSQLGQLTNKQSNLCMGSLIDGGRMSRYFLPHTPDSRRFADSDDPPISLDNGIPDGIMLDEFSSYNSGTSYLDSMCGKLMKTSKGESPSNLRSYFTNTSSGGGMSTLANEYQVEPLKSINKYHINMNEPSTHVVHTVGRPSKFPGFAGTYNNPRWSSMTAIHHRSGTSHVPPRVNIPRINQLTSYKTSSSKMLLQNKMQPFIGNTTSMAGLTEQIVPFNIPTNSSYVGMLNGQNSAPMEPSQMVNGGSITTLPIILNDQISPFNIANNTSLVGTMLNDNSALGTGRPSMTDINTVNCGRTISTHSNLQTAGFSELTQMLDDGDADGILPVQESMVNQQDHNDILKGISAFLSDDIVNLLDDDFIGEHGVIDG from the exons ATGGGCACGATGGAAGAGGACCAAAGGCAGATGATGGAGGATGCGACGGTGGACAAGTTCCCGGAGGGGTTGCGCGTGCTCGCGGTCGACGACGACTGCGTCTGCCTCAAGGTACTAGAGGCTCTCTTGCGCCGCTGCAAATACCACC CAACGGTGGCCATGGATGCCAAGACGGCGCTGAAGATTCTCAGGGCGGGGAAAGTGCAGTTCGACCTGGTCATCACCGATGTGCGCATGCCGGACATGGACGGCTTCAAGCTCCTCGACCTTATCATCCTCGAGATGGATCTGCCCGTCATGA TGCTATCAGTGGATTGTGACAAGAAGGTCGTGTTGAAGGCGATAAATCACGGGGCATGCGACTATTTGGTGAAGCCGTTGTGCACCAATGATCTAAAAAACATATGGCAACATGTTGAAAGTAGGAGAAGATCCCAAGCAATAAGCCACATGAGTAGGGACAATGCTGAGGATCAGAGAGTACATCCCGGTAATCTTGGCAGTTGTAAGGACTCAAAGAATAAGAGAAATGATGAGTATTATTCTAACAAGGACAAAGAGGGCACTCACTCATCCACTACCCAAAAGAAGCCAAGGGTGGCATGGACAACTGAGCTTCATAACAAGTTTCTAGAAGCTATCAACCAGATCGGCCTCGAGG AGGCTTCCCCAAACAAGATACTGGAGCTGATGAATGTGGATTACCTCACTAGAAATAATATCGCTAGTCATCTACAG AAGCATAGGTCGTACCTGAATACAGTCAACCCAAATTCACCTGGTGATGCGAGTGAAAGACAAAACTCATCCATAAACAAACAGAGGAATTTTATGCATGAGCATGATCATGAAAGATGGAATGTATCCTCTGGTGGCAACCCCTACTGGAATCCAAACTATTTTGGTGCAACTAGTCAACTAGGACAACTGACGAACAAACAGAGCAACTTGTGCATGGGATCATTGATCGATGGTGGTAGAATGTCGAGGTATTTCCTTCCACACACACCAGATTCAAGAAGATTTGCTGATTCCGATGACCCTCCCATCAGCCTAGACAATGGAATACCAGATGGCATAATGTTAGATGAATTTTCCTCATATAACTCTGGTACGTCCTATCTTGACTCCATGTGTGGAAAGCTGATGAAGACAAGTAAAGGCGAAAGCCCATCCAATCTTCGAAGTTACTTCACAAACACATCAAGTGGTGGCGGGATGTCGACGCTAGCAAATGAGTACCAGGTGGAACCTCTAAAGAGTATTAACAAATATCATATCAACATGAATGAACCTTCTACACATGTGGTCCATACAGTTGGCAGACCTTCCAAGTTTCCAGGTTTTGCTGGAACCTATAACAACCCTCGATGGTCCTCAATGACTGCTATTCACCATAGGTCTGGAACATCTCATGTCCCACCACGTGTGAACATACCAAGGATCAACCAACTAACGAGCTACAAAACATCATCTAGCAAGATGTTGCTACAAAATAAAATGCAACCCTTCATTGGCAACACCACATCAATGGCAGGTTTAACTGAGCAGATAGTTCCATTCAACATACCAACCAACTCAAGCTATGTAGGGATGTTGAATGGCCAGAACAGTGCTCCAATGGAACCATCTCAGATGGTTAATGGAGGGAGCATCACTACATTACCAATAATCTTGAATGATCAAATATCGCCATTCAACATAGCGAACAACACAAGCTTGGTAGGGACgatgttgaatgacaattctgcacTTGGTACTGGAAGGCCTTCAATGACCGACATTAATACTGTTAATTGTGGAAGAACTATTTCTACACATTCCAACCTTCAAACAGCTGGTTTCTCCGAATTGACTCAGATGCTTGATGACGGGGATGCAGATGGCATTCTCCCTGTGCAAGAAAGTATGGTTAATCAACAAGATCATAATGATATACTGAAAGGCATTAGTGCCTTCTTATCGGACGATATTGTCAACCTTCTAGATGAC GATTTCATTGGAGAACATGGCGTCATTGATGGATAA